A genomic region of Gossypium hirsutum isolate 1008001.06 chromosome D01, Gossypium_hirsutum_v2.1, whole genome shotgun sequence contains the following coding sequences:
- the LOC121213525 gene encoding uncharacterized protein, translated as MSGGTMYSELRAPRKKTAEEMLRNLSINAICEEEFEGGKKEHVQVLKKLFTRLRKFQLKLNPVKCTFGVRSGKLLGFVVSERGIEIDPDKVRAIQELPPPRTQKEVRDPLKYLMESAALNGRMARWQILLSEFDVVYVNQKAVKGSAIAEFLASRALDDYEPLNFDFPNKDLMYAATVKKDFQEGGPWKLSFDGASNAIGNGIGAVLVSPSGDYYPFTSKLDFDCTNNMAEYEACIMGIRAAIKRKIKVLEVYGDSALVIYQLKGEWETRDPKLMADALATLASMFKVNKLEDMKPIQISIYEAPAHCCNIDNEEGKDDHPWYHDILRYVKSREYPDHATENDKKTLRRLAIDYVLDGEILYKKGKD; from the exons ATGTCGGGAGGAACTATGTATTCTGAACTGAGGGCTCCAAGAAAGAAGACTGCAGAGGAAATGTTAAGAAACTTAAGCATCAATGCCATATGTGAAGAAGAATTTGAAGGAGGAA AAAAGGAACATGTGCAGGTCCTTAAGAAATTATTTACGAGATTGAGGAAATTTCAGCTAAAGCTAAATCCAGTAAAATGCACATTCGGGGTCAGATCAGGAAAATTGCTTGGATTCGTGGtcagtgaaagaggaattgagATTGATCCTGACAAAGTAAGAGCAATACAAGAATTACCCCCGCCGCGTACTcaaaaggaggttcgag accctctgaaatacttgatggagTCAGCCgctctgaatggaagaatggctcgATGGCAAATTCTTCTATCTGAATTTGAcgtagtctatgtgaaccagaaggcggtcaaagggagtgcaatagcggaATTCCTAGCAAGTAGGGCTCTCgatgattatgagccattgaacttcgATTTCCCAAATAAGGATTTGATGTATGCCGCAACCGTAAAGAAAGATTTCCAAGAAGGTGGTCCTTGGAAGTTGAGTTTTgacggagcttcaaatgctataggCAACGGAATTGGGGCAGTACTCGTGTCCCCTAGTGGAGATTATTATCCTTTCACTAGCAAATTAGACTTTgactgcacaaataatatggctgagtatgaagcttgcattaTGGGCATTCGGGCAGCCATAAAGCGGAAAATTAAGGTGCTAGAGGTATACGGGGACTCTGCATTAGTAATTTACCAGCTCAAGggggaatgggaaacaagagacccgaaGTTG atggcagatgctttggccACTTTAGCCTCCATGTTTAAAGTGAACAAATTAGAAGATATGAAGCCTATCCAGATCAGCATCTATGAGGCTCCAGCCCATTGTTGCAACATTGACAATGAAGAGGGaaaggatgatcacccttggtaccatgatatattgcgatatgtgaagaGTCGCGAGTACCCTGACCATGCGACAGAAAATGATAAGAAGACATTAAGGAGATTAGCCATTGACTATGTCCTTGATGgggaaattttgtataaaaaaggaaaagattaa